The nucleotide sequence TGAGAATGATCTGCATGCAACACGCCGATCGCGACCACAGACGCGTGGCGCTCGGTCTCTACGCGATTGAGCCATGCTCTCGCGCAGGTGACGGTGCGCTCCCCTCCCCCTCTTGCGGGGAGGGGTGGGGGGTGGGGGTCTCCGGGCGCTGACGCTAATGGCAAGCGCCTCACTCTCAAACGAGAGAAAACATGAGCGCATCACTCAGATCGGGAATCGCGGACCCCCACCCCCAACCCCTCCCCGCAAGAGGGGGAGGGGGGCCGACCGCGGACGCCGCGGGCGAGAATGCGCGTCGCGATACGCGACTTGAAAACGTCGCGCACCAGGACAACCATGGCTCAATTGGAGAGAACTCATGTCAGATGATGGCGAACTCCCAGCGACGAACGCGGTGCTGCGATCAGGCGTTCACCAGCGCGGGCGGAGCCTCGCAGCCCTTGACCGCGCAATCGCCCGCGGGCTCGCCGATGCCGACGCGGGGCGTTGGACAACGTGCGACGAGGTGTTTTCCTCGCTCGAAACGAAGATCGCGGCTAGAGCAAGGTCTGCGTGACGATCGCCTACGCCGCACGGATGGCGGCAGCAGTTCTTATCGACAGATCAATCGCGGGAGGGAATGAAACCCAAGCCTCAGCTCGGCGGCGCCACGCGAAGCTCGAAGAGCGTAGCGTGGTGCCCAGGAAAGGACTCGAACCTTCACGGCCGTTAAGCCACTGGCACCTGAAGCCAGCGCGTCTACCAATTCCGCCACCTGGGCATGTGGGGGCGGTGTGTACGGATCGAACGGCGGCTTGTCAAACCGCAGAAGGCCCAAGATGACAATTTTTCTCGAACCATGCGCAAAAAACACGGCTCCCTTTTCCGCGGTGCGGGCGATGGGCTATACAACGGCGCAAGATGGCGGGCCGCGGGGTGCGAATCGCCGCTGACAGGCTTCTCGTCCGGGGCGGATCGACCGCCCGGCTATCCCAGGAATGATCCCAATGGCATCGAATCTGGACACCCTCGTCACCGTGTTCGGCGGCTCCGGCTTCGTCGGCCGCAACGTCGTCCGTGCGCTGGCCAAGCGCGACTACCGCATCCGCGTCGCGGTGCGCCGGCCGGAGCTCGCCGGCCATCTGCAGCCGCTCGGCCGCGTCGGCCAGATCCACACCGTGCAGGCCAATCTGCGCTATCCCGACTCGGTCGCGGCGGCGCTGCGCGACAGCCATGTCGCGATCAACCTCGTCGGCATCCTGACCGAGAGCGGCGCGCAGACGTTCGATGCCGTGCAGGCGGAAGGCGCCGCCACCGTCGCCAAGGCCGCGGCCGCCGCGGGCGCCCGGCTGGTGCACGTCTCGGCGATCGGCGCGGACGCTGAATCGGCATCAAGCTACGCCCGCGCCAAGGCCGCCGGTGAAGCCGCGGCGCTGGCCGCGGTGCCGGAGGCCGTGATCATGCGCCCGTCGGTCGTGTTCGGCCCCGAAGACCAGTTCACCAACCGCTTCGCCGGCCTCGCGCGCATCGCGCCGTTCCTGCCGCTGGTCGGCGGCGGCGAGACCAAGATGCAGCCGGTTTATGTTGGCGATGTCGCGACCGCGGTGGCAGATGCCGTCGACGGCAAGGCGCAACCGGGCGCGACCTATGAGCTGGGCGGGCCGGAGGTGCTGAGCTTCCGCGAGATCCTCAAAATCGTCCTCGACATCACCGACCGCGACCGCATGCTGCTGCCGCTGCCGTTCGGGCTCGCCAAGCTGCAGGCGGCGTTCCTGCAATTCGCGCCGGGCCCGCTGAAGCTGACGCCGGACCAGGTCGAGCTGCTGCGCCATGACAACGTGGTGTCGGAGGCCGCGAAGGCGGCGGGGCTGACGTTGCAAGGCCTCGGCATCACGCCGGATTCGCTCGAAGCGGTCGGCCCGCAATATCTCTGGCGCTTCCGCCCGGCGGGACAGTTTCAGCGCAAGAATGCATGAGGGGTCCGTAGGGTGGGCAAAGCGAAGCGTGCCCACCACCTTGCTTCGGCATACGCGGTCAGAACGGTGGGCACGGCGCTGTGCGCCTTTGCCCACCCTACGCGGTAACTACTTCCCCAGCGCCAGTGCGATCAGGCCGAGCGTGCCGACGATGACGCGCCACCAGGCGAACAGCACGAAGCCGTGGCGGGTGACGTAGCCGAGGAAGGCCTTCACCACGATCATCGCGGTGATGAAGGAGACGACGAAGCCGATCGCGATGAGGCCGAGGTGATCGGTCGTCATCTCGGCGCGGCTCTTGTAGAAGTCGTAGACGAAGGCGCCGACCATGGTCGGGATCGCCAGGAAGAAGGAGAACTCCGCGGCCGAGCGCTTGTCGCCTCCGAGCAGCATCGCCGCCACGATGGTCGAGCCGGAACGCGACACGCCGGGGATCATCGCGAGGCACTGCGCGACGCCGATCCACAGATACATCAGCAGCGGATAGCGCGTGGCGTCGTGCTCTCTCGGCTTCAAGTCGATCTGGTCGACCCACAGCAGGATGGCGCCGCCGACGATCAGCGAGAAGCACACGACCCAGGGGTCGAACAGGAGCGCCTTGATGTATTTGCCGGCGATGAGGCCGATGATCACGGCCGGCAGGAACGCGATCAGCACGCCGATGATGAAGCGGCGGTCGTCGGGATTGGTGAGAGCGCCGATGGCGACACGGGTGAGCTTGAAGAAGTACAGCGCGACGATCGCGAGGATGGCGCCGAGCTGGATCAGGATCGCAAAACTCTTCCAGAATCCGTCCTCGCCGAGGCCGAAGAAGCGCTCCGCGAGCAGGAGATGGC is from Bradyrhizobium sp. ORS 285 and encodes:
- a CDS encoding complex I NDUFA9 subunit family protein, whose protein sequence is MASNLDTLVTVFGGSGFVGRNVVRALAKRDYRIRVAVRRPELAGHLQPLGRVGQIHTVQANLRYPDSVAAALRDSHVAINLVGILTESGAQTFDAVQAEGAATVAKAAAAAGARLVHVSAIGADAESASSYARAKAAGEAAALAAVPEAVIMRPSVVFGPEDQFTNRFAGLARIAPFLPLVGGGETKMQPVYVGDVATAVADAVDGKAQPGATYELGGPEVLSFREILKIVLDITDRDRMLLPLPFGLAKLQAAFLQFAPGPLKLTPDQVELLRHDNVVSEAAKAAGLTLQGLGITPDSLEAVGPQYLWRFRPAGQFQRKNA
- a CDS encoding undecaprenyl-diphosphate phosphatase, whose protein sequence is MMSDTLRAVLLGIVEGVTEFLPVSSTGHLLLAERFFGLGEDGFWKSFAILIQLGAILAIVALYFFKLTRVAIGALTNPDDRRFIIGVLIAFLPAVIIGLIAGKYIKALLFDPWVVCFSLIVGGAILLWVDQIDLKPREHDATRYPLLMYLWIGVAQCLAMIPGVSRSGSTIVAAMLLGGDKRSAAEFSFFLAIPTMVGAFVYDFYKSRAEMTTDHLGLIAIGFVVSFITAMIVVKAFLGYVTRHGFVLFAWWRVIVGTLGLIALALGK